The Halorhabdus sp. BNX81 genome includes a region encoding these proteins:
- a CDS encoding DUF2249 domain-containing protein: MNAEDPVAASEAPGGRSSIELDVRNLGPPKPLQKTLEATADLAEDEVLVQYNDRAPQHLYPKLDDRGLSHDTVETDDATVTVIWREG; encoded by the coding sequence ATGAACGCCGAGGATCCGGTGGCGGCGAGTGAGGCCCCGGGCGGTCGCTCAAGCATCGAATTGGACGTTCGGAACCTCGGCCCGCCCAAGCCGTTGCAGAAAACGCTGGAAGCGACGGCCGACCTCGCCGAGGACGAAGTACTGGTCCAGTACAACGATCGCGCGCCACAGCACCTCTATCCGAAACTCGACGATCGCGGTCTCTCTCATGACACCGTCGAGACAGACGACGCGACGGTCACGGTCATCTGGCGGGAGGGCTAG